From one Enterococcus sp. DIV2402 genomic stretch:
- the srlA gene encoding PTS glucitol/sorbitol transporter subunit IIC gives MEYITKFAEGFMSLFQTGAETFISWMTGIVPVVLMLMVAMNTLIAFLGEERVTKVAKLSAKNPFTRYLVLPFLSAFMLGNPMSFTMARFLPEYYKPSYYAAQAQFCHTSNGVFPHINPGELFVWLGIAQGITTLGLNSMELAIRYMFVGIVMNFIGGWVTDFTTAYVCKQQGITLSKTVKATLD, from the coding sequence ATGGAGTATATTACTAAATTTGCGGAAGGGTTTATGAGTCTGTTTCAAACAGGGGCGGAGACATTTATTTCATGGATGACAGGCATTGTACCTGTTGTTTTAATGTTAATGGTAGCAATGAACACCTTAATTGCCTTTTTAGGAGAAGAACGTGTGACAAAGGTTGCCAAACTTTCAGCCAAAAATCCATTCACGCGTTATCTTGTTTTACCATTTTTATCTGCATTTATGTTAGGAAATCCGATGTCATTTACGATGGCACGCTTTTTACCAGAGTACTATAAACCAAGTTATTATGCCGCACAAGCTCAATTCTGTCATACGAGTAATGGTGTTTTCCCGCATATCAATCCTGGAGAATTATTTGTTTGGTTAGGGATTGCACAAGGTATTACGACCTTAGGCTTAAATTCGATGGAATTAGCAATCCGTTATATGTTTGTTGGGATTGTAATGAACTTTATCGGTGGTTGGGTAACTGACTTTACCACAGCTTATGTATGCAAACAGCAAGGAATTACGCTTAGCAAAACAGTAAAAGCGACATTAGACTAG
- a CDS encoding transcriptional regulator GutM: protein MSFIYIFGTFVIGAYLLQVVLGMKQIKHFNQTYQELRRKGKVAIGRRAGKVKAGTIVLFAVNKKGEILDARKMQGVTVLAKFHELSAYIGEDIHYMDKYHPLVRQENKLIQQAMENAREIYLRVEMGNYQEEQPLSPLAGTKIQLQLWKNQIQSKMKRSVE from the coding sequence ATGAGTTTTATCTATATATTTGGTACATTCGTAATCGGTGCGTATTTATTACAAGTAGTGCTAGGCATGAAACAAATCAAACATTTTAATCAAACGTATCAAGAGTTACGACGAAAAGGAAAAGTTGCGATTGGTCGACGAGCTGGCAAAGTTAAGGCAGGAACAATTGTCCTTTTTGCAGTCAATAAAAAGGGTGAAATTTTAGATGCGCGTAAAATGCAAGGGGTGACTGTATTAGCAAAATTTCATGAGTTATCTGCATATATCGGTGAAGACATTCATTATATGGATAAATACCATCCTCTGGTTCGTCAAGAAAATAAACTTATTCAGCAAGCGATGGAGAATGCCCGTGAAATTTATTTACGAGTTGAAATGGGGAATTATCAAGAGGAACAACCGTTATCACCATTAGCTGGAACAAAAATCCAGTTACAATTATGGAAAAATCAAATTCAATCAAAAATGAAAAGGAGTGTTGAGTAA
- a CDS encoding BglG family transcription antiterminator: protein MTLVNRWYQILQLLVTHKEMSLTELQKQLAMSPQTVRKSIETLNEELLDIAMIVQKNNEFHIEIQHYDQFDVIMAGSLKKQSDFNSSSKRVAFIIQRLIEADDFVLMDDLSEELGVSRGTVVKDIRSMKRRIESFAVTVNGTPNRGMQIVGDEFELRLLHIYYVQEYFAETFLTEETKKLLQEMTQTSGMIKSHGQLLQKVVSIVLQRVLSGNLLATLPESYTNDVQHHERIEQLIYHLEVTYNVTLSQLEQAFIAFPFNMSATDLREKNVANEEQLKNYFCLMLQKIHQVLVVDIEEDRLFYEMKEHLMYMINRLVFRVELQDLFYGEIEKQYPFAYELAKVGLQALGESLHREVPAVECSYLTFYFELALRRQPNDKNKKEIAVVCSSGKGTALIIRRQLERVLGPEVRITHFSEEMYEKSDLNQYFAIFTTIPLKNVDVHTPVIQLTNLFNDTWLRKEWQRAEKVRAASIQQLHLRFQLLSMNHSYETNLSKMIDPLKKDELVDEAFSQRIFEREAQHSTVFESGIAFPHTINQASSQIILSVGVFPETFETTSGNVDIVLLLGIPEQLTMSKERELLQLYDQLFAVAGDATLRQELCQQRDLPSLQNWMRRKGIIA, encoded by the coding sequence ATGACACTAGTAAATCGATGGTATCAAATTTTACAATTGCTAGTAACCCACAAAGAAATGAGTCTAACAGAATTACAGAAACAGCTGGCAATGAGTCCACAAACAGTACGAAAAAGTATTGAAACGCTGAACGAAGAATTATTAGATATTGCGATGATTGTACAAAAAAATAATGAATTTCATATTGAAATTCAACACTATGACCAATTTGACGTTATCATGGCGGGCAGTTTGAAAAAGCAAAGCGATTTTAATTCATCCAGTAAGCGTGTGGCTTTTATTATTCAACGTTTAATTGAAGCCGATGATTTTGTTTTGATGGATGATTTATCAGAAGAACTTGGTGTGAGTCGAGGAACAGTTGTGAAAGACATTCGTAGTATGAAACGTCGTATTGAATCCTTTGCAGTGACAGTCAACGGGACACCCAATCGAGGCATGCAAATTGTCGGTGACGAATTCGAATTACGGTTGTTGCATATCTATTATGTTCAAGAATATTTTGCAGAAACGTTCTTAACAGAAGAAACCAAAAAGTTACTTCAAGAAATGACCCAAACTTCAGGAATGATTAAGAGTCATGGTCAGTTATTGCAAAAAGTCGTTTCGATTGTTTTACAACGTGTGTTGAGTGGCAACTTACTAGCCACTTTACCTGAATCGTACACTAATGATGTCCAACATCATGAACGGATTGAGCAGCTAATCTATCATTTAGAAGTAACATATAACGTCACGCTAAGTCAATTAGAGCAAGCTTTTATTGCCTTTCCGTTTAATATGAGTGCCACTGATTTGCGAGAAAAAAACGTAGCCAATGAGGAGCAATTAAAAAATTATTTTTGCCTCATGCTTCAAAAAATTCATCAGGTATTAGTAGTGGATATTGAAGAAGATCGACTTTTTTATGAAATGAAAGAACATCTGATGTATATGATTAATCGTTTAGTCTTTCGGGTGGAATTACAAGATTTGTTTTATGGGGAAATTGAGAAACAGTATCCGTTTGCTTATGAGTTAGCGAAAGTCGGATTACAAGCATTAGGCGAATCCTTGCATCGAGAAGTACCAGCTGTGGAGTGTAGTTATTTAACTTTTTATTTTGAACTAGCATTACGTCGACAACCTAACGATAAAAATAAAAAAGAAATTGCCGTTGTTTGCAGTAGCGGCAAAGGAACGGCTTTAATTATCCGTCGTCAATTAGAGCGCGTTTTAGGTCCAGAAGTGCGTATTACCCATTTTTCAGAAGAAATGTATGAGAAAAGTGATTTGAACCAATATTTTGCAATCTTTACAACCATTCCATTAAAAAATGTGGATGTCCATACACCAGTTATCCAATTAACGAACTTATTCAATGATACCTGGTTACGAAAAGAATGGCAGCGGGCAGAAAAAGTTCGCGCAGCAAGCATCCAACAACTCCATCTGCGGTTTCAATTATTATCGATGAATCATTCCTATGAAACGAATTTATCAAAAATGATTGATCCACTGAAAAAGGATGAATTGGTGGATGAAGCATTTTCACAGCGGATTTTTGAACGAGAAGCGCAGCATTCAACGGTATTTGAGTCAGGCATTGCGTTTCCACACACGATAAACCAAGCGTCTTCACAAATTATTTTATCAGTGGGCGTCTTTCCTGAGACATTCGAAACGACCTCAGGAAATGTTGATATCGTTTTGTTACTGGGGATTCCAGAGCAATTAACGATGAGTAAAGAAAGAGAATTATTGCAATTATATGATCAATTGTTTGCTGTGGCGGGCGATGCCACGTTGCGTCAGGAGCTTTGCCAACAAAGAGATTTACCATCCTTGCAAAATTGGATGAGAAGAAAGGGGATTATTGCATGA
- a CDS encoding SDR family oxidoreductase gives MTDWLNISGKTVIVTGGSSGIGKSIVESLLAQNVNVANFDIADSDLNNEQLLFVKVDVTSREAVEAGVAKVLERFGTIDGLVNNAGINIPRLLVDKKVAHGQYELSDAVFDKIIAINQKGLYLMSQAVGRVLVEKQAGVIINMSSESGLEGSEGQSAYAATKAAVNSYTRSWAKELGKSNVRVVGIAPGIMEETGLRTLAYEEALAYTRGITVDELRAGYAKTSTIPLGRSGKLHEVADLVCYYLSDRASYITGVTTNVAGGKTRG, from the coding sequence ATGACAGATTGGTTAAACATTAGCGGAAAAACAGTCATTGTAACAGGAGGATCTTCAGGTATTGGGAAAAGCATTGTTGAAAGCTTATTGGCACAAAATGTCAATGTTGCAAACTTTGACATTGCAGATTCGGATTTAAACAATGAGCAACTATTATTTGTGAAAGTTGATGTGACTTCTCGTGAAGCAGTTGAAGCAGGTGTTGCAAAAGTATTGGAACGTTTTGGCACGATTGATGGCTTGGTCAACAATGCGGGGATTAATATTCCTCGTTTGTTAGTAGATAAAAAAGTAGCGCATGGACAATATGAATTATCAGACGCTGTGTTTGATAAAATTATTGCGATTAATCAAAAAGGATTATATTTGATGAGTCAAGCAGTCGGTCGTGTCTTAGTAGAAAAACAAGCAGGTGTTATTATAAACATGTCTTCTGAATCTGGTTTAGAAGGTTCTGAGGGACAAAGCGCGTATGCTGCTACAAAAGCGGCGGTTAATAGTTATACTCGTTCCTGGGCAAAAGAATTAGGCAAATCAAACGTACGTGTCGTAGGAATTGCGCCTGGAATCATGGAAGAGACCGGTTTACGAACATTGGCGTATGAAGAGGCATTAGCCTACACTCGCGGAATTACGGTAGACGAGTTACGTGCAGGATATGCTAAAACAAGTACGATTCCATTGGGACGTAGCGGTAAATTACATGAGGTTGCTGATCTAGTATGTTATTATTTATCCGACCGAGCAAGCTATATTACAGGTGTCACTACCAATGTAGCTGGAGGTAAAACTAGAGGATAG
- a CDS encoding M20 family metallopeptidase, translating to MTAREEKYATIKAFIQERLPEYKDVAVDIHEHPEVSNYEVYSSDALIAQLKKEGFEVKKDVAGHHTGFDARYKAEKAGPTLAFLAEYDALPGIGHACGHNLFGTYSVLAASALKQVVDEVGGEIRVYGTPGEEGGENGSAKGSFVREGFFEDVDAALCVHPAHRYSKTTHGLANDPVDIKFYGVASHAAGAPEKGISALEALLQVFNGINGLRLYLPKDVNIHGIITDGGVAANVIPEYAAGRFYLRAANRATLNDVYAKVENIVKAAALSTGATYEFGLFQNSVDDIVITPSFDDIFFSHAQVAGVPADEIDDAVRASFGSSDVGNVSQVIPTIQPTVSISDDYIAGHSIEFKAASRSEKGLNSIAIAAELLAKTALDLIEEPELLEKIKVDHQASLAKGN from the coding sequence ATGACAGCAAGAGAAGAAAAATATGCGACAATCAAAGCGTTTATTCAAGAACGTTTGCCTGAATATAAAGATGTAGCGGTGGATATTCATGAACATCCAGAAGTAAGTAACTATGAAGTTTATTCATCCGATGCATTGATTGCTCAATTGAAAAAAGAAGGTTTTGAGGTTAAAAAAGATGTTGCTGGACATCACACTGGTTTTGATGCCCGTTATAAAGCAGAAAAAGCTGGGCCAACATTGGCATTTCTCGCAGAATATGATGCACTACCAGGTATTGGTCATGCGTGTGGCCACAACTTATTTGGTACGTATTCGGTATTAGCTGCAAGTGCATTAAAACAAGTTGTAGATGAAGTTGGTGGCGAAATTCGTGTCTATGGAACACCTGGTGAAGAAGGCGGCGAAAATGGTTCGGCGAAAGGCAGTTTTGTTCGTGAAGGTTTCTTTGAAGATGTGGATGCAGCATTATGTGTGCATCCTGCGCATCGCTATTCAAAAACAACTCATGGTTTAGCAAACGATCCAGTAGACATTAAATTCTACGGTGTAGCCTCACATGCTGCTGGCGCACCTGAAAAAGGAATTAGTGCGTTAGAGGCATTGTTACAAGTCTTCAATGGCATTAACGGCTTGCGTTTGTACTTGCCAAAAGATGTGAATATTCATGGAATTATTACGGATGGTGGCGTGGCTGCTAACGTTATTCCAGAATATGCAGCTGGACGTTTTTATTTACGTGCTGCCAATCGTGCCACATTAAATGATGTGTATGCAAAAGTCGAAAATATCGTAAAAGCAGCGGCTTTATCAACAGGAGCTACCTATGAATTTGGTTTATTCCAAAATTCGGTAGATGATATTGTCATTACACCATCATTTGATGATATTTTCTTTAGTCATGCACAAGTAGCGGGTGTCCCGGCAGATGAAATTGATGACGCTGTCCGTGCAAGTTTTGGTTCATCAGATGTTGGGAATGTGAGTCAAGTCATTCCTACCATTCAACCAACTGTTTCAATTTCTGACGACTACATTGCTGGTCATTCAATTGAATTTAAAGCAGCGTCTCGTAGTGAAAAAGGCTTGAATTCAATTGCAATCGCAGCAGAATTATTAGCCAAAACAGCATTAGATTTGATTGAAGAACCTGAATTGTTAGAAAAAATCAAAGTCGATCATCAAGCAAGTTTAGCTAAAGGAAACTAA
- a CDS encoding MetQ/NlpA family ABC transporter substrate-binding protein, which translates to MKKWLKLTTAALAVLAFAAGCSSPASTEESASSESTKQEEVTVKLGLIGADTDVWDSVKDRLKDEGINLEYVQFTEYSQPNTALANGDIDLNSFQHQYFLDNFNAEHGTNLVSIGNTVNAPLGIYSEKIEDITELKDGAKVAIPNDVTNGGRALLLLQTAGLIKVDEAAKQAPTVSDITENSKNLDITELEASQTARALQDVDISVINSGMAVDAGFIPSEDAIYLEPVDDTSRPYVNIIATREEDADNDVYKKVVAAYQTEETAKVIEETSKGSSIPAWETFGTK; encoded by the coding sequence ATGAAGAAATGGTTGAAATTAACAACAGCAGCTTTAGCAGTATTAGCATTTGCAGCAGGATGTAGTAGTCCAGCAAGTACCGAAGAAAGTGCGAGCAGTGAAAGTACTAAACAAGAAGAAGTGACAGTTAAATTAGGTTTAATCGGCGCGGATACTGATGTTTGGGATAGCGTGAAAGATCGTTTGAAAGATGAAGGAATTAATTTAGAGTATGTTCAATTTACGGAATATAGTCAACCAAATACGGCATTAGCCAATGGTGATATTGATTTGAACTCTTTCCAACATCAATATTTCTTAGATAATTTCAATGCAGAACATGGAACAAACTTAGTTTCAATTGGAAATACAGTGAATGCACCATTGGGTATTTACTCTGAAAAAATTGAAGATATTACTGAATTAAAAGATGGTGCGAAAGTTGCGATTCCAAATGATGTAACGAATGGTGGACGTGCATTGTTATTACTACAAACAGCAGGTTTAATCAAAGTGGATGAAGCAGCCAAACAAGCTCCAACAGTTTCCGACATTACTGAAAATTCGAAAAACTTAGATATTACTGAATTAGAAGCGTCACAAACAGCACGAGCATTACAAGATGTTGATATTTCAGTAATCAATAGCGGAATGGCCGTAGACGCTGGTTTCATTCCATCCGAAGATGCGATCTACTTAGAGCCAGTAGATGACACGTCACGTCCATACGTAAATATCATTGCGACACGTGAAGAAGATGCTGACAATGACGTGTACAAAAAAGTGGTTGCAGCTTATCAAACCGAAGAAACAGCCAAAGTTATTGAAGAAACATCAAAAGGTTCAAGCATTCCAGCTTGGGAAACATTTGGTACAAAATAA
- a CDS encoding methionine ABC transporter permease, with the protein MQALLEKYLPNVIQIPNEFVQATIDTLYMSFFTSIVSGVLGIFFGVILVVTRQGGILENLFIFNVLDKIVNIVRSIPFIILLSLLVGVTRLIVGTSIGATAALVPLIVGVVPFFARQVEIALLEVDPGVIEAAEAMGTSPIGIIFRVYLLEGLPGIIRVSALTIINVIGLTAMAGAVGAGGLGSLAVTRGYNRFQTDVTWVAMIIILILVFISQAVSNWIIKKISH; encoded by the coding sequence ATGCAAGCTTTATTAGAAAAATATTTACCAAATGTGATTCAAATTCCTAATGAATTTGTCCAAGCAACAATTGATACGTTATACATGTCATTTTTTACTTCAATCGTTTCAGGTGTACTAGGTATTTTCTTTGGGGTTATTTTAGTGGTGACGCGTCAAGGGGGAATTTTAGAAAATCTATTTATCTTTAATGTTTTAGATAAAATTGTCAATATTGTTCGTTCAATTCCATTTATCATTTTGCTCTCTTTATTAGTAGGAGTAACTCGCTTGATTGTGGGAACATCCATTGGCGCAACTGCCGCATTAGTACCATTGATTGTCGGAGTCGTACCATTTTTTGCTCGTCAAGTGGAGATTGCTTTATTAGAAGTTGATCCTGGGGTCATTGAGGCAGCAGAAGCGATGGGGACGAGTCCAATAGGTATTATCTTCCGAGTTTATTTATTGGAAGGTCTACCAGGAATTATTCGTGTATCAGCATTAACAATTATCAACGTAATTGGTTTAACAGCGATGGCCGGAGCGGTTGGAGCTGGTGGTCTAGGAAGCTTAGCCGTTACGCGTGGATACAATCGTTTTCAAACAGATGTTACCTGGGTTGCGATGATTATCATCTTAATTCTAGTGTTCATCAGCCAAGCAGTAAGTAATTGGATTATTAAAAAAATTAGTCATTAA
- a CDS encoding methionine ABC transporter ATP-binding protein, with translation MIDLKDISVTFTQGNREIHAVKNVNLHVDKGDVYGIVGYSGAGKSTLVRVINLLQRPTSGLVEINGTEFTKLTAKELRAKRKSIGMIFQHFNLMKSRSIFDNVDFSLKYSGKTKQERRQKVTELLELVGLSDKVDAYPSQLSGGQKQRVAIARALANDPEILLCDEATSALDPKTTLQILALLRELNKKLGLTIVLITHEMQVVKEICNKVAVMEDGEVIEQGDSVQIFSSPQKPLTKDFIRTATHIDQALETILSSESFSHLEENEWLVELSYVGDSTSEPLIAKLFRDYQLTTNILYGNVEIIQDVPLGSLVVTLAGDLEQRYKAFDFLISEGVTVNILKKAEEHTATVRGGI, from the coding sequence ATGATTGATTTAAAAGATATTTCTGTAACCTTTACGCAAGGAAATCGTGAAATTCATGCAGTTAAAAATGTTAATTTACATGTAGATAAAGGGGATGTTTACGGCATAGTTGGTTATTCTGGTGCCGGCAAAAGTACATTAGTACGTGTTATTAATTTACTGCAACGTCCAACAAGTGGACTAGTGGAAATTAATGGGACGGAATTTACTAAATTAACAGCCAAAGAATTGCGTGCAAAAAGAAAATCAATTGGTATGATTTTCCAGCACTTTAACCTAATGAAAAGCCGCTCCATTTTTGACAACGTTGATTTCTCTTTGAAGTATTCAGGAAAAACGAAACAGGAACGTCGTCAAAAAGTAACGGAACTACTTGAATTAGTCGGCTTGTCAGATAAAGTGGATGCTTACCCAAGTCAATTATCTGGGGGACAAAAACAACGGGTGGCGATTGCCAGAGCGTTAGCCAATGATCCAGAAATTTTACTTTGTGATGAAGCAACTAGTGCTTTGGATCCAAAAACAACCTTACAAATTTTAGCTTTGTTACGAGAATTAAATAAAAAATTAGGGTTAACTATTGTCTTAATTACCCATGAAATGCAAGTGGTAAAAGAAATTTGTAATAAAGTTGCTGTCATGGAAGACGGTGAAGTAATTGAGCAAGGCGATAGTGTTCAAATTTTCAGCAGTCCACAAAAACCACTGACGAAGGACTTTATTCGTACAGCAACACATATCGATCAAGCGTTAGAAACCATTTTAAGTAGTGAAAGTTTCTCTCACTTAGAAGAAAATGAATGGTTAGTTGAACTATCTTATGTAGGAGACTCAACTAGTGAACCATTAATTGCGAAATTATTCCGTGATTATCAATTGACTACAAATATTCTATATGGAAATGTTGAAATTATTCAAGATGTGCCACTTGGAAGCTTAGTTGTCACGTTAGCTGGTGATTTAGAACAACGATACAAAGCGTTTGATTTCTTAATTTCAGAGGGCGTAACAGTTAATATTTTGAAAAAAGCAGAAGAACATACAGCAACTGTAAGGGGAGGTATCTAG
- a CDS encoding transcription repressor NadR yields the protein MEGTKRRQLILEQLAQSTQPISASRFAKEFGVSRQIIVGDIALLRAAGEEIIATARGYKREKINHAKESKIAVQHNEEQTQEELETIVALGGEVLDVIVEHELYGELVGQLQISSQQDVEIFMKNYKKTNASLLSKLTSGIHLHTIRYKNEEMFEDIKKALAEKGILYQQ from the coding sequence ATGGAAGGAACGAAACGCCGTCAGCTTATTCTAGAACAATTGGCGCAAAGCACCCAACCAATCAGTGCGAGTCGTTTCGCTAAAGAATTCGGTGTGAGTCGTCAAATTATCGTAGGAGATATTGCGTTATTACGCGCAGCGGGTGAAGAAATTATTGCTACTGCTCGTGGATATAAAAGAGAGAAAATAAATCACGCGAAAGAAAGCAAGATTGCGGTACAGCATAATGAAGAACAGACACAAGAAGAGCTAGAAACGATTGTGGCGCTTGGTGGCGAAGTTCTAGATGTGATTGTCGAACATGAATTATATGGAGAACTAGTCGGACAGTTACAAATTAGCAGCCAACAAGATGTCGAAATATTCATGAAAAATTATAAAAAAACAAATGCTAGTTTGCTTTCAAAATTAACGAGTGGGATTCATTTGCATACAATTCGTTATAAAAATGAAGAAATGTTCGAAGATATCAAAAAGGCACTTGCTGAAAAAGGAATCTTGTATCAACAGTAA
- a CDS encoding chorismate mutase: protein MTFRSEKEKMIAGELYFSGDPELAADRKFAREQMRLINQEVDSEIRGQLLKETFGHVANRAYVEPNLRFDYGYNIFVGKNFYANYDCVMLDICPIRIGDNCMFAPNVQLYTASHPLHPVKRNSGLEDGSPITIGDNVWIGGSSVIIPGVTLGDNVVVGAGSVVTKSFPDNVVIAGNPARVIKEIELEPNTLTPLAKERQKIDRIDKQIAQLLEERMNVVAEIAHIKKETKTSVLDNSREERVLEQVREYVENQDYADTIVETFKDVMKHSRTYQNRQLEE from the coding sequence ATGACGTTTCGTAGTGAAAAAGAAAAAATGATTGCCGGAGAATTGTATTTTTCAGGTGATCCAGAATTAGCAGCTGATCGCAAATTTGCAAGAGAACAAATGCGCTTGATTAATCAAGAAGTGGATTCAGAAATTCGCGGACAATTGTTAAAAGAAACATTTGGTCACGTCGCTAATCGTGCATACGTAGAACCCAATTTACGTTTTGATTATGGATATAATATTTTTGTTGGGAAAAACTTCTATGCCAATTATGATTGTGTGATGTTAGATATTTGTCCGATTCGAATTGGTGATAACTGTATGTTTGCACCAAATGTACAATTATATACAGCTTCACATCCCTTACATCCTGTGAAGCGCAACAGTGGATTAGAAGATGGTTCACCGATTACGATTGGTGACAATGTTTGGATTGGTGGAAGTTCGGTTATTATTCCAGGAGTAACATTAGGTGATAATGTCGTGGTTGGTGCGGGGAGTGTTGTGACCAAATCATTTCCAGATAATGTCGTCATTGCAGGAAATCCAGCACGTGTGATTAAAGAAATTGAATTAGAACCAAACACGCTGACACCTTTAGCAAAAGAACGTCAAAAAATTGATCGCATTGATAAACAAATCGCGCAATTATTAGAAGAGCGCATGAATGTTGTCGCAGAAATTGCCCATATTAAAAAAGAAACAAAAACATCTGTATTGGACAATTCACGTGAAGAACGGGTGTTAGAACAAGTGCGCGAGTATGTAGAGAATCAAGATTACGCAGATACGATTGTTGAGACGTTTAAAGATGTCATGAAACATTCGCGAACATATCAAAATCGTCAATTGGAGGAATAG
- a CDS encoding NAD-dependent protein deacylase, producing the protein MNYCSRQEAKKQILDARSLTFLTGAGISTPSGIPDYRSLKGVYQGMDAPEYLLSRECLENEPQKFYDFVMQLYHPTAKPNIIHQKIAMLSNEKDVHVVTQNIDGLHEKAGTPHCTNFHGTLYACTCHKCGEAVAWQSYIQSDCHAVCGGQIRPNVVLYGEGFQETIVQKAMQAVAQADLLVIVGTSFQVHPFCDLIHYKKASADCLVINQTEIYLPISHHLLQEDASHVFAEL; encoded by the coding sequence GTGAATTATTGCAGCCGTCAAGAAGCAAAAAAACAAATTCTAGATGCTCGCTCACTGACTTTTTTAACAGGTGCGGGTATTTCAACACCCTCAGGTATTCCTGACTATCGTTCGTTGAAAGGTGTTTATCAAGGAATGGACGCACCAGAGTATTTACTAAGTCGTGAATGTCTGGAAAATGAACCACAAAAATTTTACGATTTTGTTATGCAGTTGTATCATCCGACTGCTAAACCGAATATCATTCACCAGAAGATTGCGATGCTATCTAACGAAAAAGACGTACATGTGGTAACGCAAAATATCGACGGTCTTCACGAAAAGGCGGGGACGCCACACTGTACGAATTTTCATGGCACGTTATATGCTTGTACTTGTCATAAATGTGGAGAAGCAGTGGCTTGGCAGTCGTATATTCAATCAGATTGTCATGCAGTGTGTGGCGGTCAAATTCGTCCAAATGTTGTATTGTACGGTGAGGGGTTTCAAGAAACGATAGTGCAAAAGGCGATGCAAGCTGTCGCTCAAGCAGATTTATTGGTGATTGTAGGGACGTCTTTTCAGGTGCACCCATTTTGCGATTTGATTCATTATAAAAAAGCTTCGGCTGATTGTTTAGTCATTAATCAAACGGAGATTTATTTACCGATTTCGCATCATTTATTACAAGAAGATGCGAGTCACGTTTTTGCTGAACTTTAA